The Acanthochromis polyacanthus isolate Apoly-LR-REF ecotype Palm Island chromosome 5, KAUST_Apoly_ChrSc, whole genome shotgun sequence genome includes a window with the following:
- the ttll3 gene encoding tubulin monoglycylase TTLL3 isoform X5: MLQSTLAPVEGRLRRRVPSLPAIKPDRLKTAKALVEKAVKLRKVFSVQGPYPVIRAALWARGWVERRFPHPVQRASHCHGDDEEDGDDGDGGADLSDRVGEGGKEENLNDMYDLMSRMVRNETAYFYWTTRRDYIDCRSLRNDQMTNHYANAATFTTKVGLCVNLRNLQWFDTADPDTFFPRCYRLGAEDEKHAFIEDFRRTACTSLLQYVVETSTWRRDKPKSEEQNVKNSVSKSKKPNVEHRFVGPDIIDTALHVCQEFLSALKHSDIDVTAETPPLGEEQQWVQFLQDYYMVVHKGALIRGSSVFVERCQDMLARLQEACPQLDTDGLNNIWIIKPGAKSRGRGIMCMNRLEDILALADTDRALMNESKWVVQKYLERPMLVHGTKFDLRQWFLVTDWNPLTVWFYKECYLRFSTQPYSTKTLDSSVHLCNNSIQKHFQPSHDRHPGVPEDNMWSCSQFCSYLQQQDRGAEWESVVVPGMQQAVVHALQTAQDLVEPRKTSFELYGADFMLGRDLRPWLLEINASPTMACSSSVTARLCPAVQLDTLRVVLDRRADPSAYTGGFQLIYKQV, from the exons A TGTTGCAATCCACACTTGCTCCAGTGGAGGGGAGGTTACGTCGCCGTGTGCCAAGCCTGCCAGCTATCAAGCCAGACAGGCTGAAAACCGCTAAAGCACTGGTGGAAAAAGCAGTGAAG TTGAGGAAAGTGTTTTCAGTGCAGGGACCCTATCCTGTGATCCGCGCTGCCTTATGGGCCAGAGGGTGGGTGGAACGTCGGTTTCCTCATCCGGTCCAGAGAGCCTCTCATTGCCATGGTGATGACGAAGAAGATGGTGATGATGGGGATGGAGGTGCTGATCTTAGTG ACAGAGTGGGTGAAGGCGGGAAAGAGGAGAACCTTAATGACATGTATGACCTCATG TCTCGCATGGTTCGAAACGAAACAGCGTATTTCTACTGGACAACTCGGCGGGACTACATAGACTGCCGCTCGTTACGAAATGACCAAATGACCAACCACTATGCAAATGCTGCTACATTCACCACTAAG GTAGGGCTTTGTGTAAATCTGCGTAACCTCCAGTGGTTTGATACAGCAGATCCTGACACCTTCTTCCCAAGATGCTACAGGCTTGGGGCAGAGGATGAAAAGCATGCATTCATAG AGGATTTCAGAAGGACAGCATGTACCAGCCTGCTGCAGTATGTGGTAGAGACAAGTACATGGAGAAGAGACAAACCAAAGAGCGAAGAACAAAATGTCAAGAACAGTGTCTctaaaagtaaaa AGCCGAATGTGGAACATCGTTTTGTTGGTCCAGATATTATTGACACAGCTCTGCATGTGTGTCAAGAGTTTCTCAGTGCTTTAAAGCACAGCGACATTGACGTGACTGCAGAAACACCCCCCTTGGGAGAGGAACAGCAGTGGGTGCAGTTTCTGCAAGACTACTACATGGTTGTGCA TAAAGGTGCACTGATCAGAGGCAGCAGTGTGTTTGTGGAGCGCTGTCAGGACATGTTAGCCAGACTGCAAGAGGCTTGCCCTCAGCTGGACACAGATGGACTAAATAACATCTGGATCATTAAACCAGGTGCCAAGTCAAGAGGAAGAG GCATCATGTGTATGAATCGTCTGGAGGACATTCTGGCACTTGCGGACACTGACAGAGCACTGATGAACGAGAGTAAGTGGGTGGTTCAGAAATACTTGGAACGTCCAATGCTGGTCCATGGAACCAAGTTTGACCTCCGTCAGTGGTTCCTTGTTACTGACTGGAACCCTCTGACTGTGTGGTTCTACAAAGAGTGCTACCTGCGGTTTTCCACTCAGCCCTACTCAACCAAAACTCTCGACAG CTCAGTCCACCTATGCAACAACTCCATCCAGAAGCACTTTCAGCCATCTCATGACCGCCATCCAGGAGTGCCTGAGGACAACATGTGGTCCTGCTCTCAGTTTTGCTCTTACCTGCAGCAACAGGACCGTGGAGCAGAGTGGGAGTCAGTGGTGGTCCCAGGCATGCAGCAAGCAGTAGTCCATGCTCTACAGACAGCTCAGGACCTGGTCGAGCCCCGCAAGACAAGCTTTGAGCTGTATGGAGCTGACTTTATGTTGGGCAGAGATCTGAGGCCTTGGCTTCTGGAGATCAATGCCAGTCCGACTATGGCCTGCTCCTCCTCTGTGACCGCTCGGCTCTGCCCTGCTGTACAGCTGGACACACTGAGGGTTGTGTTGGACCGACGGGCTGATCCAAGTGCTTACACTGGAGGCTTCCAGCTAATCTACAAACAGGTTTGA
- the ttll3 gene encoding tubulin monoglycylase TTLL3 isoform X1 — MLQSTLAPVEGRLRRRVPSLPAIKPDRLKTAKALVEKAVKLRKVFSVQGPYPVIRAALWARGWVERRFPHPVQRASHCHGDDEEDGDDGDGGADLSDRVGEGGKEENLNDMYDLMSRMVRNETAYFYWTTRRDYIDCRSLRNDQMTNHYANAATFTTKVGLCVNLRNLQWFDTADPDTFFPRCYRLGAEDEKHAFIEDFRRTACTSLLQYVVETSTWRRDKPKSEEQNVKNSVSKSKKPNVEHRFVGPDIIDTALHVCQEFLSALKHSDIDVTAETPPLGEEQQWVQFLQDYYMVVHKGALIRGSSVFVERCQDMLARLQEACPQLDTDGLNNIWIIKPGAKSRGRGIMCMNRLEDILALADTDRALMNESKWVVQKYLERPMLVHGTKFDLRQWFLVTDWNPLTVWFYKECYLRFSTQPYSTKTLDSSVHLCNNSIQKHFQPSHDRHPGVPEDNMWSCSQFCSYLQQQDRGAEWESVVVPGMQQAVVHALQTAQDLVEPRKTSFELYGADFMLGRDLRPWLLEINASPTMACSSSVTARLCPAVQLDTLRVVLDRRADPSAYTGGFQLIYKQAAVEVPQYVGVNLLVEGASMRRSRPSLHRQTVTSDTPLTDLFPSNQSSPEEVEAKHKPLDQKPHMVTAFCHSGKENQEKKRQLASTSPKKECEMRVKAQNNSHLRRSCRSLACEQSLVVHTEPQRKARQLDLSLCVNATTLVPRSLSFSLSPPHSKSEGKPHFSAGHGSHISRSFLPQTTFVPQRRTSARAFPSFQGPLPSLEVHHLRPNIVTGTSVCHDSAFSAHPSIRKHQLFLHSQRQSKARHKGEHMGGYKY; from the exons A TGTTGCAATCCACACTTGCTCCAGTGGAGGGGAGGTTACGTCGCCGTGTGCCAAGCCTGCCAGCTATCAAGCCAGACAGGCTGAAAACCGCTAAAGCACTGGTGGAAAAAGCAGTGAAG TTGAGGAAAGTGTTTTCAGTGCAGGGACCCTATCCTGTGATCCGCGCTGCCTTATGGGCCAGAGGGTGGGTGGAACGTCGGTTTCCTCATCCGGTCCAGAGAGCCTCTCATTGCCATGGTGATGACGAAGAAGATGGTGATGATGGGGATGGAGGTGCTGATCTTAGTG ACAGAGTGGGTGAAGGCGGGAAAGAGGAGAACCTTAATGACATGTATGACCTCATG TCTCGCATGGTTCGAAACGAAACAGCGTATTTCTACTGGACAACTCGGCGGGACTACATAGACTGCCGCTCGTTACGAAATGACCAAATGACCAACCACTATGCAAATGCTGCTACATTCACCACTAAG GTAGGGCTTTGTGTAAATCTGCGTAACCTCCAGTGGTTTGATACAGCAGATCCTGACACCTTCTTCCCAAGATGCTACAGGCTTGGGGCAGAGGATGAAAAGCATGCATTCATAG AGGATTTCAGAAGGACAGCATGTACCAGCCTGCTGCAGTATGTGGTAGAGACAAGTACATGGAGAAGAGACAAACCAAAGAGCGAAGAACAAAATGTCAAGAACAGTGTCTctaaaagtaaaa AGCCGAATGTGGAACATCGTTTTGTTGGTCCAGATATTATTGACACAGCTCTGCATGTGTGTCAAGAGTTTCTCAGTGCTTTAAAGCACAGCGACATTGACGTGACTGCAGAAACACCCCCCTTGGGAGAGGAACAGCAGTGGGTGCAGTTTCTGCAAGACTACTACATGGTTGTGCA TAAAGGTGCACTGATCAGAGGCAGCAGTGTGTTTGTGGAGCGCTGTCAGGACATGTTAGCCAGACTGCAAGAGGCTTGCCCTCAGCTGGACACAGATGGACTAAATAACATCTGGATCATTAAACCAGGTGCCAAGTCAAGAGGAAGAG GCATCATGTGTATGAATCGTCTGGAGGACATTCTGGCACTTGCGGACACTGACAGAGCACTGATGAACGAGAGTAAGTGGGTGGTTCAGAAATACTTGGAACGTCCAATGCTGGTCCATGGAACCAAGTTTGACCTCCGTCAGTGGTTCCTTGTTACTGACTGGAACCCTCTGACTGTGTGGTTCTACAAAGAGTGCTACCTGCGGTTTTCCACTCAGCCCTACTCAACCAAAACTCTCGACAG CTCAGTCCACCTATGCAACAACTCCATCCAGAAGCACTTTCAGCCATCTCATGACCGCCATCCAGGAGTGCCTGAGGACAACATGTGGTCCTGCTCTCAGTTTTGCTCTTACCTGCAGCAACAGGACCGTGGAGCAGAGTGGGAGTCAGTGGTGGTCCCAGGCATGCAGCAAGCAGTAGTCCATGCTCTACAGACAGCTCAGGACCTGGTCGAGCCCCGCAAGACAAGCTTTGAGCTGTATGGAGCTGACTTTATGTTGGGCAGAGATCTGAGGCCTTGGCTTCTGGAGATCAATGCCAGTCCGACTATGGCCTGCTCCTCCTCTGTGACCGCTCGGCTCTGCCCTGCTGTACAGCTGGACACACTGAGGGTTGTGTTGGACCGACGGGCTGATCCAAGTGCTTACACTGGAGGCTTCCAGCTAATCTACAAACAG GCTGCAGTTGAGGTTCCACAGTATGTGGGAGTGAACCTGCTGGTGGAAGGAGCCTCCATGAGGCGATCCAGACCTTCACTTCATAGACAGACTGTTACTTCTGACACACCTCTCACTGACCTGTTCCCCTCAAACCAGTCATCTCCAGAGGAGGTTGAAGCAAAACATAAACCTTTGGATCAGAAGCCACACATGGTCACTGCTTTTTGCCATTCTGGCAAAGAGAACCAAGAGAAAAAGAGGCAGTTGGCATCTACATCTCCAAAGAAGGAGTGTGAGATGAGAGTCAAAGCTCAGAACAACTCTCATCTGCGCAGATCTTGTCGCAGTCTGGCCTGTGAACAGTCTTTGGTAGTTCACACTGAACCTCAGAGGAAAGCGAGACAGTTGGATTTGAGTCTCTGTGTCAATGCAACAACCCTGGTGCCAAGGAGTCTTTCCTTTTCCCTCAGCCCTCCTCACAGCAAGTCTGAGGGCAAACCTCATTTCAGTGCAGGTCATGGATCACACATCTCCAGATCTTTCCTTCCTCAGACAACTTTTGTGCCCCAACGCAGGACTTCTGCACGAGCCTTTCCTTCATTCCAGGGTCCTCTTCCTAGCCTGGAAGTCCATCATTTACGACCAAACATTGTGACCGGAACTAGTGTTTGCCATGATTCAGCCTTTTCAGCTCATCCCAGCATCCGCAAGCATCAGTTATTTCTCCACTCTCAAAGACAAAGCAAGGCCAGACATAAAGGAGAGCACATGGGGGGATATAAATACTAG
- the ttll3 gene encoding tubulin monoglycylase TTLL3 isoform X3 gives MLQSTLAPVEGRLRRRVPSLPAIKPDRLKTAKALVEKAVKLRKVFSVQGPYPVIRAALWARGWVERRFPHPVQRASHCHGDDEEDGDDGDGDRVGEGGKEENLNDMYDLMSRMVRNETAYFYWTTRRDYIDCRSLRNDQMTNHYANAATFTTKVGLCVNLRNLQWFDTADPDTFFPRCYRLGAEDEKHAFIEDFRRTACTSLLQYVVETSTWRRDKPKSEEQNVKNSVSKSKKPNVEHRFVGPDIIDTALHVCQEFLSALKHSDIDVTAETPPLGEEQQWVQFLQDYYMVVHKGALIRGSSVFVERCQDMLARLQEACPQLDTDGLNNIWIIKPGAKSRGRGIMCMNRLEDILALADTDRALMNESKWVVQKYLERPMLVHGTKFDLRQWFLVTDWNPLTVWFYKECYLRFSTQPYSTKTLDSSVHLCNNSIQKHFQPSHDRHPGVPEDNMWSCSQFCSYLQQQDRGAEWESVVVPGMQQAVVHALQTAQDLVEPRKTSFELYGADFMLGRDLRPWLLEINASPTMACSSSVTARLCPAVQLDTLRVVLDRRADPSAYTGGFQLIYKQAAVEVPQYVGVNLLVEGASMRRSRPSLHRQTVTSDTPLTDLFPSNQSSPEEVEAKHKPLDQKPHMVTAFCHSGKENQEKKRQLASTSPKKECEMRVKAQNNSHLRRSCRSLACEQSLVVHTEPQRKARQLDLSLCVNATTLVPRSLSFSLSPPHSKSEGKPHFSAGHGSHISRSFLPQTTFVPQRRTSARAFPSFQGPLPSLEVHHLRPNIVTGTSVCHDSAFSAHPSIRKHQLFLHSQRQSKARHKGEHMGGYKY, from the exons A TGTTGCAATCCACACTTGCTCCAGTGGAGGGGAGGTTACGTCGCCGTGTGCCAAGCCTGCCAGCTATCAAGCCAGACAGGCTGAAAACCGCTAAAGCACTGGTGGAAAAAGCAGTGAAG TTGAGGAAAGTGTTTTCAGTGCAGGGACCCTATCCTGTGATCCGCGCTGCCTTATGGGCCAGAGGGTGGGTGGAACGTCGGTTTCCTCATCCGGTCCAGAGAGCCTCTCATTGCCATGGTGATGACGAAGAAGATGGTGATGATGGGGATGGAG ACAGAGTGGGTGAAGGCGGGAAAGAGGAGAACCTTAATGACATGTATGACCTCATG TCTCGCATGGTTCGAAACGAAACAGCGTATTTCTACTGGACAACTCGGCGGGACTACATAGACTGCCGCTCGTTACGAAATGACCAAATGACCAACCACTATGCAAATGCTGCTACATTCACCACTAAG GTAGGGCTTTGTGTAAATCTGCGTAACCTCCAGTGGTTTGATACAGCAGATCCTGACACCTTCTTCCCAAGATGCTACAGGCTTGGGGCAGAGGATGAAAAGCATGCATTCATAG AGGATTTCAGAAGGACAGCATGTACCAGCCTGCTGCAGTATGTGGTAGAGACAAGTACATGGAGAAGAGACAAACCAAAGAGCGAAGAACAAAATGTCAAGAACAGTGTCTctaaaagtaaaa AGCCGAATGTGGAACATCGTTTTGTTGGTCCAGATATTATTGACACAGCTCTGCATGTGTGTCAAGAGTTTCTCAGTGCTTTAAAGCACAGCGACATTGACGTGACTGCAGAAACACCCCCCTTGGGAGAGGAACAGCAGTGGGTGCAGTTTCTGCAAGACTACTACATGGTTGTGCA TAAAGGTGCACTGATCAGAGGCAGCAGTGTGTTTGTGGAGCGCTGTCAGGACATGTTAGCCAGACTGCAAGAGGCTTGCCCTCAGCTGGACACAGATGGACTAAATAACATCTGGATCATTAAACCAGGTGCCAAGTCAAGAGGAAGAG GCATCATGTGTATGAATCGTCTGGAGGACATTCTGGCACTTGCGGACACTGACAGAGCACTGATGAACGAGAGTAAGTGGGTGGTTCAGAAATACTTGGAACGTCCAATGCTGGTCCATGGAACCAAGTTTGACCTCCGTCAGTGGTTCCTTGTTACTGACTGGAACCCTCTGACTGTGTGGTTCTACAAAGAGTGCTACCTGCGGTTTTCCACTCAGCCCTACTCAACCAAAACTCTCGACAG CTCAGTCCACCTATGCAACAACTCCATCCAGAAGCACTTTCAGCCATCTCATGACCGCCATCCAGGAGTGCCTGAGGACAACATGTGGTCCTGCTCTCAGTTTTGCTCTTACCTGCAGCAACAGGACCGTGGAGCAGAGTGGGAGTCAGTGGTGGTCCCAGGCATGCAGCAAGCAGTAGTCCATGCTCTACAGACAGCTCAGGACCTGGTCGAGCCCCGCAAGACAAGCTTTGAGCTGTATGGAGCTGACTTTATGTTGGGCAGAGATCTGAGGCCTTGGCTTCTGGAGATCAATGCCAGTCCGACTATGGCCTGCTCCTCCTCTGTGACCGCTCGGCTCTGCCCTGCTGTACAGCTGGACACACTGAGGGTTGTGTTGGACCGACGGGCTGATCCAAGTGCTTACACTGGAGGCTTCCAGCTAATCTACAAACAG GCTGCAGTTGAGGTTCCACAGTATGTGGGAGTGAACCTGCTGGTGGAAGGAGCCTCCATGAGGCGATCCAGACCTTCACTTCATAGACAGACTGTTACTTCTGACACACCTCTCACTGACCTGTTCCCCTCAAACCAGTCATCTCCAGAGGAGGTTGAAGCAAAACATAAACCTTTGGATCAGAAGCCACACATGGTCACTGCTTTTTGCCATTCTGGCAAAGAGAACCAAGAGAAAAAGAGGCAGTTGGCATCTACATCTCCAAAGAAGGAGTGTGAGATGAGAGTCAAAGCTCAGAACAACTCTCATCTGCGCAGATCTTGTCGCAGTCTGGCCTGTGAACAGTCTTTGGTAGTTCACACTGAACCTCAGAGGAAAGCGAGACAGTTGGATTTGAGTCTCTGTGTCAATGCAACAACCCTGGTGCCAAGGAGTCTTTCCTTTTCCCTCAGCCCTCCTCACAGCAAGTCTGAGGGCAAACCTCATTTCAGTGCAGGTCATGGATCACACATCTCCAGATCTTTCCTTCCTCAGACAACTTTTGTGCCCCAACGCAGGACTTCTGCACGAGCCTTTCCTTCATTCCAGGGTCCTCTTCCTAGCCTGGAAGTCCATCATTTACGACCAAACATTGTGACCGGAACTAGTGTTTGCCATGATTCAGCCTTTTCAGCTCATCCCAGCATCCGCAAGCATCAGTTATTTCTCCACTCTCAAAGACAAAGCAAGGCCAGACATAAAGGAGAGCACATGGGGGGATATAAATACTAG
- the ttll3 gene encoding tubulin monoglycylase TTLL3 isoform X2, which translates to MLQSTLAPVEGRLRRRVPSLPAIKPDRLKTAKALVEKAVKLRKVFSVQGPYPVIRAALWARGWVERRFPHPVQRASHCHGDDEEDGDDGDGGADLSDRVGEGGKEENLNDMYDLMSRMVRNETAYFYWTTRRDYIDCRSLRNDQMTNHYANAATFTTKVGLCVNLRNLQWFDTADPDTFFPRCYRLGAEDEKHAFIEDFRRTACTSLLQYVVETSTWRRDKPKSEEQNVKNSVSKKPNVEHRFVGPDIIDTALHVCQEFLSALKHSDIDVTAETPPLGEEQQWVQFLQDYYMVVHKGALIRGSSVFVERCQDMLARLQEACPQLDTDGLNNIWIIKPGAKSRGRGIMCMNRLEDILALADTDRALMNESKWVVQKYLERPMLVHGTKFDLRQWFLVTDWNPLTVWFYKECYLRFSTQPYSTKTLDSSVHLCNNSIQKHFQPSHDRHPGVPEDNMWSCSQFCSYLQQQDRGAEWESVVVPGMQQAVVHALQTAQDLVEPRKTSFELYGADFMLGRDLRPWLLEINASPTMACSSSVTARLCPAVQLDTLRVVLDRRADPSAYTGGFQLIYKQAAVEVPQYVGVNLLVEGASMRRSRPSLHRQTVTSDTPLTDLFPSNQSSPEEVEAKHKPLDQKPHMVTAFCHSGKENQEKKRQLASTSPKKECEMRVKAQNNSHLRRSCRSLACEQSLVVHTEPQRKARQLDLSLCVNATTLVPRSLSFSLSPPHSKSEGKPHFSAGHGSHISRSFLPQTTFVPQRRTSARAFPSFQGPLPSLEVHHLRPNIVTGTSVCHDSAFSAHPSIRKHQLFLHSQRQSKARHKGEHMGGYKY; encoded by the exons A TGTTGCAATCCACACTTGCTCCAGTGGAGGGGAGGTTACGTCGCCGTGTGCCAAGCCTGCCAGCTATCAAGCCAGACAGGCTGAAAACCGCTAAAGCACTGGTGGAAAAAGCAGTGAAG TTGAGGAAAGTGTTTTCAGTGCAGGGACCCTATCCTGTGATCCGCGCTGCCTTATGGGCCAGAGGGTGGGTGGAACGTCGGTTTCCTCATCCGGTCCAGAGAGCCTCTCATTGCCATGGTGATGACGAAGAAGATGGTGATGATGGGGATGGAGGTGCTGATCTTAGTG ACAGAGTGGGTGAAGGCGGGAAAGAGGAGAACCTTAATGACATGTATGACCTCATG TCTCGCATGGTTCGAAACGAAACAGCGTATTTCTACTGGACAACTCGGCGGGACTACATAGACTGCCGCTCGTTACGAAATGACCAAATGACCAACCACTATGCAAATGCTGCTACATTCACCACTAAG GTAGGGCTTTGTGTAAATCTGCGTAACCTCCAGTGGTTTGATACAGCAGATCCTGACACCTTCTTCCCAAGATGCTACAGGCTTGGGGCAGAGGATGAAAAGCATGCATTCATAG AGGATTTCAGAAGGACAGCATGTACCAGCCTGCTGCAGTATGTGGTAGAGACAAGTACATGGAGAAGAGACAAACCAAAGAGCGAAGAACAAAATGTCAAGAACAGTGTCTctaaaa AGCCGAATGTGGAACATCGTTTTGTTGGTCCAGATATTATTGACACAGCTCTGCATGTGTGTCAAGAGTTTCTCAGTGCTTTAAAGCACAGCGACATTGACGTGACTGCAGAAACACCCCCCTTGGGAGAGGAACAGCAGTGGGTGCAGTTTCTGCAAGACTACTACATGGTTGTGCA TAAAGGTGCACTGATCAGAGGCAGCAGTGTGTTTGTGGAGCGCTGTCAGGACATGTTAGCCAGACTGCAAGAGGCTTGCCCTCAGCTGGACACAGATGGACTAAATAACATCTGGATCATTAAACCAGGTGCCAAGTCAAGAGGAAGAG GCATCATGTGTATGAATCGTCTGGAGGACATTCTGGCACTTGCGGACACTGACAGAGCACTGATGAACGAGAGTAAGTGGGTGGTTCAGAAATACTTGGAACGTCCAATGCTGGTCCATGGAACCAAGTTTGACCTCCGTCAGTGGTTCCTTGTTACTGACTGGAACCCTCTGACTGTGTGGTTCTACAAAGAGTGCTACCTGCGGTTTTCCACTCAGCCCTACTCAACCAAAACTCTCGACAG CTCAGTCCACCTATGCAACAACTCCATCCAGAAGCACTTTCAGCCATCTCATGACCGCCATCCAGGAGTGCCTGAGGACAACATGTGGTCCTGCTCTCAGTTTTGCTCTTACCTGCAGCAACAGGACCGTGGAGCAGAGTGGGAGTCAGTGGTGGTCCCAGGCATGCAGCAAGCAGTAGTCCATGCTCTACAGACAGCTCAGGACCTGGTCGAGCCCCGCAAGACAAGCTTTGAGCTGTATGGAGCTGACTTTATGTTGGGCAGAGATCTGAGGCCTTGGCTTCTGGAGATCAATGCCAGTCCGACTATGGCCTGCTCCTCCTCTGTGACCGCTCGGCTCTGCCCTGCTGTACAGCTGGACACACTGAGGGTTGTGTTGGACCGACGGGCTGATCCAAGTGCTTACACTGGAGGCTTCCAGCTAATCTACAAACAG GCTGCAGTTGAGGTTCCACAGTATGTGGGAGTGAACCTGCTGGTGGAAGGAGCCTCCATGAGGCGATCCAGACCTTCACTTCATAGACAGACTGTTACTTCTGACACACCTCTCACTGACCTGTTCCCCTCAAACCAGTCATCTCCAGAGGAGGTTGAAGCAAAACATAAACCTTTGGATCAGAAGCCACACATGGTCACTGCTTTTTGCCATTCTGGCAAAGAGAACCAAGAGAAAAAGAGGCAGTTGGCATCTACATCTCCAAAGAAGGAGTGTGAGATGAGAGTCAAAGCTCAGAACAACTCTCATCTGCGCAGATCTTGTCGCAGTCTGGCCTGTGAACAGTCTTTGGTAGTTCACACTGAACCTCAGAGGAAAGCGAGACAGTTGGATTTGAGTCTCTGTGTCAATGCAACAACCCTGGTGCCAAGGAGTCTTTCCTTTTCCCTCAGCCCTCCTCACAGCAAGTCTGAGGGCAAACCTCATTTCAGTGCAGGTCATGGATCACACATCTCCAGATCTTTCCTTCCTCAGACAACTTTTGTGCCCCAACGCAGGACTTCTGCACGAGCCTTTCCTTCATTCCAGGGTCCTCTTCCTAGCCTGGAAGTCCATCATTTACGACCAAACATTGTGACCGGAACTAGTGTTTGCCATGATTCAGCCTTTTCAGCTCATCCCAGCATCCGCAAGCATCAGTTATTTCTCCACTCTCAAAGACAAAGCAAGGCCAGACATAAAGGAGAGCACATGGGGGGATATAAATACTAG